From one Populus alba chromosome 17, ASM523922v2, whole genome shotgun sequence genomic stretch:
- the LOC118029160 gene encoding large ribosomal subunit protein eL34 → MVQRLTYRKRHSYATKSNQHRVVKTPGGKLVYQTTKKRASGPKCPVTGKRIQGIPHLRPAEYKRSRLSRNRRTVNRAYGGVLSGSAVRERIIRAFLVEEQKIVKKVLKIQKAKEKQASKS, encoded by the exons ATGGTGCAGCGACTGACATACCGGAAGCGACATAGCTACGCCACCAAATCCAACCAGCACCGTGTCGTCAAAACCCCTG GTGGGAAATTGGTGTACCAGACCACCAAGAAAAGAGCTAGCGGACCTAAGTGTCCTGTCACTGGCAAGAGGATTCAAGGG ATTCCTCATCTGAGACCCGCGGAATACAAGAGGTCCAGATTGTCCAGGAATCGCAGGACTGTAAATCGTGCCTATGGTGGTGTCTTGTCTGGAAGTGCTGTCAGGGAGAG aaTTATCCGAGCTTTCTTGGTAGAGGAGCAAAAGATTGTGAAGAAGGTTCTGAAGATTCAAAAGGCAAAGGAAAAACAAGCTTCAAAGAGTTAA
- the LOC118029159 gene encoding uncharacterized protein isoform X1, translated as MGSVNGFLYRKLLPFASSFWLSVSTLFLVLFAFFNRTMFRFKSNNLEPEGEAKVPEVEVSEFKEIKEIDELDEKEMPSEAKEPEVEVYEFKETKEVDELKEKETPKFFFKFQFQTYREEDEPVVLNSVTPASTNKYEFLSGKNFSHYLEEPEVGSLTVKELYADSDGDSIDYKEKMESGVSSDKDFAKKESEAESVREEIEEISAHSVREQDAKKEFEVETSIEEEAGKLEEENCIEESISRKGKAVVVENNVSSDGDVSRDDDAQFLSDMDLIVSDSDSVVSNREFMSRYVASTSDGFLSDKDFEDVFELDILKDIHGQTVESTDEDLELEFLNLQNLNSGYEADDFDDEDSDIMEELKNIEEAVQKPAMVEDTEMVSERDFEDNKSNQKERGSEDNEAKDILENPKSNSQDSSAADSEDSNDLETLWEHQDLIEQLKMELKKVRATGLPTILEEDESPKIMEDLKPWKIDEKFQHEDRMSELHKFYKSYRERMRKLDILSYQKVYAMNLLQSKDPVQSIATHEASAPALTSLLPQKFLLSMRRKSSSDPMMNFVREYHNDLEVVYVGQLCLSWEILHWQYEKALELWDSDPYGMRQYNEVAGEFQQFQVILQRFIENEPFEGPRVKSYIKNRYLLRNLLQVPVIKEDSMKDKKARRKGRDDDSITSDMLVEIMEESIRIFWRFVRSDKDAQNVISKGRKGTQIEPQDPTELELLTEVRTIFQKVSFVSISNYIIMLQVLNMQSCSVMLNLFSTGMQKERRLKDVLRSGNCILRKFQKHREDDSNQVLYFFSQVDMKLVARVLSMSRVTTDQLLWCHNKLSKINFVSRKIHVEPSFLLFPC; from the exons ATGGGTTCTGTTAATGGGTTTCTTTATAGAAAATTGCTTCCTTTTGCCTCCTCTTTCTGGCTCTCTGTCTCCACTCTGTTCCTTGTTCTCTTTGCTTTCTTCAATAGAACCATGTTCAG ATTTAAGAGTAATAATTTGGAGCCAGAAGGTGAGGCTAAGGTACCTGAAGTTGAAGTTTCTGAAtttaaggaaataaaagaaattgatgagctggatgaaaaagaaatgccaagtgaagctaaggaaccAGAAGTTGAAGTTTACGAATTTAAGGAGACGAAAGAAGTTgatgaattaaaagaaaaggaaacaccGAAGTTCTTCTTCAAATTTCAGTTTCAAACTTATAGAGAGGAAGATGAGCCTGTTGTCTTGAATTCGGTGACTCCTGCAAGCACCAACAAGTATGAGTTCTTGTCAGGGAAGAATTTCAGTCATTACTTGGAGGAGCCAGAGGTTGGTAGTCTTACCGTGAAAGAGTTATATGCTGATTCTGATGGTGATTCTATTGACTATAAGGAGAAGATGGAGAGTGGGGTTTCATCTGATAAGGACTTTGCCAAAAAAGAATCAGAAGCAGAATCTGTTCGTGAGGAAATAGAAGAGATTTCTGCACATAGTGTGCGTGAGCAAGACGCTAAAAAGGAGTTCGAGGTGGAAACATCGATAGAAGAGGAGGCAGGGAAGCTTGAGGAAGAAAATTGCATTGAAGAGTCTATTTCAAGGAAGGGGAAAGCAGTTGTTGTGGAGAACAATGTGTCGAGTGATGGAGATGTTTCAAGAGATGATGATGCTCAATTTCTGTCAGACATGGACTTAATTGTTTCTGATTCTGATTCTGTTGTTTCAAACCGTGAGTTTATGAGTCGTTATGTAGCTTCAACCAGTGATGGGTTCTTGTCAGATAAAGACTTCGAAGATGTATTTGAACTTGATATTTTGAAGGATATTCATGGGCAGACGGTGGAATCAACTGATGAAGATTTGgaattagagtttttaaatCTGCAAAACTTGAATTCTGGTTACGAGGCTGATGATTTTGATGACGAAGATAGTGACATAATGGAAGAGCTTAAAAATATAGAAGAGGCTGTGCAGAAACCAGCAATGGTAGAGGACACAGAAATGGTGTCTGAGAGAGACTTTGAAGACAACAAGTCCAATCAAAAAGAACGTGGCTCCGAAGACAATGAAGCCAAGGATATTTTAgaaaatccaaagtccaattcaCAGGATTCCTCGGCTGCAGATTCCGAGGATTCAAATGACTTGGAAACCTTATGGGAGCATCAAGATTTGATAGAACAGCTCAAGATGGAGTTGAAAAAGGTCAGAGCAACAGGTCTGCCAACCATCTTAGAAGAAGACGAATCACCAAAAATAATGGAAGATTTGAAGCCATGGAAAATCGATGAGAAGTTCCAGCATGAAGATAGAATGAGTGAGCTTCACAAGTTCTACAAGAGTTACAGAGAGAGGATGCGAAAACTCGATATCTTGAGTTACCAGAAGGTGTATGCAATGA ACTTACTTCAGTCAAAGGACCCCGTTCAATCGATTGCAACGCATGAAGCCTCAGCTCCAGCATTGACGTCCCTTCTTCCACAGAAATTCCTGCTAAGCATGCGCAGAAAGTCCAGTTCTGACCCGATGATGAACTTTGTTAGGGAATATCATAATGATTTGGAAGTTGTGTATGTTGGGCAACTCTGCCTTTCATGGGAAATCCTTCATTGGCAGTATGAAAAGGCACTCGAGCTATGGGATTCCGACCCTTATGGGATGCGACAGTACAATGAAGTTGCTGGTGAATTTCAACAGTTTCAAGTGATCTTGCAAAGATTTATAGAGAATGAACCTTTTGAAGGTCCACGGGTGAAAAGTTACATTAAGAATCGATATTTGTTGCGCAATCTCCTTCAAGTTCCGGTAATAAAAG AGGACAGTATGAAGGATAAAAAGGCAAGACGAAAAGGAAGGGATGATGATTCAATTACAAGTGATATGCTAGTTGAGATAATGGAAGAATCAATAAGGATTTTTTGGCGATTTGTTCGATCTGATAAAGATGCACAAAACGTGATTTCAAAGGGCCGCAAAGGAACTCAAATAGAGCCCCAAGATCCCACTGAACTAGAGTTATTGACAGAGGTTCGAACGATTTTCCAAAAGGTTAGCTTTGTTTCTATATCCAATTATATAATAATGCTTCAAGTGCTGAACATGCAATCATGCTCTGTGATGTTAAATCTGTTCTCCACCGGAATGCAGAAGGAGAGGAGGCTTAAAGACGTTTTGAGGAGTGGAAACTGCATACTGAGGAAGTTCCAAAAACATCGAGAAGACGATTCTAATCAAGTTCTTTACTTCTTCTCTCAAGTGGATATGAAGTTAGTAGCGAGGGTTCTGAGCATGTCCAGAGTAACAACAGACCAGCTACTATGGTGTCACAATAAATTAAGCAAGATAAATTTTGTTAGCCGGAAGATACACGTAGAGCCATCATTTTTGCTTTTTCCATGTTGA
- the LOC118029159 gene encoding uncharacterized protein isoform X3: MPSEAKEPEVEVYEFKETKEVDELKEKETPKFFFKFQFQTYREEDEPVVLNSVTPASTNKYEFLSGKNFSHYLEEPEVGSLTVKELYADSDGDSIDYKEKMESGVSSDKDFAKKESEAESVREEIEEISAHSVREQDAKKEFEVETSIEEEAGKLEEENCIEESISRKGKAVVVENNVSSDGDVSRDDDAQFLSDMDLIVSDSDSVVSNREFMSRYVASTSDGFLSDKDFEDVFELDILKDIHGQTVESTDEDLELEFLNLQNLNSGYEADDFDDEDSDIMEELKNIEEAVQKPAMVEDTEMVSERDFEDNKSNQKERGSEDNEAKDILENPKSNSQDSSAADSEDSNDLETLWEHQDLIEQLKMELKKVRATGLPTILEEDESPKIMEDLKPWKIDEKFQHEDRMSELHKFYKSYRERMRKLDILSYQKVYAMNLLQSKDPVQSIATHEASAPALTSLLPQKFLLSMRRKSSSDPMMNFVREYHNDLEVVYVGQLCLSWEILHWQYEKALELWDSDPYGMRQYNEVAGEFQQFQVILQRFIENEPFEGPRVKSYIKNRYLLRNLLQVPVIKEDSMKDKKARRKGRDDDSITSDMLVEIMEESIRIFWRFVRSDKDAQNVISKGRKGTQIEPQDPTELELLTEVRTIFQKVSFVSISNYIIMLQVLNMQSCSVMLNLFSTGMQKERRLKDVLRSGNCILRKFQKHREDDSNQVLYFFSQVDMKLVARVLSMSRVTTDQLLWCHNKLSKINFVSRKIHVEPSFLLFPC; encoded by the exons atgccaagtgaagctaaggaaccAGAAGTTGAAGTTTACGAATTTAAGGAGACGAAAGAAGTTgatgaattaaaagaaaaggaaacaccGAAGTTCTTCTTCAAATTTCAGTTTCAAACTTATAGAGAGGAAGATGAGCCTGTTGTCTTGAATTCGGTGACTCCTGCAAGCACCAACAAGTATGAGTTCTTGTCAGGGAAGAATTTCAGTCATTACTTGGAGGAGCCAGAGGTTGGTAGTCTTACCGTGAAAGAGTTATATGCTGATTCTGATGGTGATTCTATTGACTATAAGGAGAAGATGGAGAGTGGGGTTTCATCTGATAAGGACTTTGCCAAAAAAGAATCAGAAGCAGAATCTGTTCGTGAGGAAATAGAAGAGATTTCTGCACATAGTGTGCGTGAGCAAGACGCTAAAAAGGAGTTCGAGGTGGAAACATCGATAGAAGAGGAGGCAGGGAAGCTTGAGGAAGAAAATTGCATTGAAGAGTCTATTTCAAGGAAGGGGAAAGCAGTTGTTGTGGAGAACAATGTGTCGAGTGATGGAGATGTTTCAAGAGATGATGATGCTCAATTTCTGTCAGACATGGACTTAATTGTTTCTGATTCTGATTCTGTTGTTTCAAACCGTGAGTTTATGAGTCGTTATGTAGCTTCAACCAGTGATGGGTTCTTGTCAGATAAAGACTTCGAAGATGTATTTGAACTTGATATTTTGAAGGATATTCATGGGCAGACGGTGGAATCAACTGATGAAGATTTGgaattagagtttttaaatCTGCAAAACTTGAATTCTGGTTACGAGGCTGATGATTTTGATGACGAAGATAGTGACATAATGGAAGAGCTTAAAAATATAGAAGAGGCTGTGCAGAAACCAGCAATGGTAGAGGACACAGAAATGGTGTCTGAGAGAGACTTTGAAGACAACAAGTCCAATCAAAAAGAACGTGGCTCCGAAGACAATGAAGCCAAGGATATTTTAgaaaatccaaagtccaattcaCAGGATTCCTCGGCTGCAGATTCCGAGGATTCAAATGACTTGGAAACCTTATGGGAGCATCAAGATTTGATAGAACAGCTCAAGATGGAGTTGAAAAAGGTCAGAGCAACAGGTCTGCCAACCATCTTAGAAGAAGACGAATCACCAAAAATAATGGAAGATTTGAAGCCATGGAAAATCGATGAGAAGTTCCAGCATGAAGATAGAATGAGTGAGCTTCACAAGTTCTACAAGAGTTACAGAGAGAGGATGCGAAAACTCGATATCTTGAGTTACCAGAAGGTGTATGCAATGA ACTTACTTCAGTCAAAGGACCCCGTTCAATCGATTGCAACGCATGAAGCCTCAGCTCCAGCATTGACGTCCCTTCTTCCACAGAAATTCCTGCTAAGCATGCGCAGAAAGTCCAGTTCTGACCCGATGATGAACTTTGTTAGGGAATATCATAATGATTTGGAAGTTGTGTATGTTGGGCAACTCTGCCTTTCATGGGAAATCCTTCATTGGCAGTATGAAAAGGCACTCGAGCTATGGGATTCCGACCCTTATGGGATGCGACAGTACAATGAAGTTGCTGGTGAATTTCAACAGTTTCAAGTGATCTTGCAAAGATTTATAGAGAATGAACCTTTTGAAGGTCCACGGGTGAAAAGTTACATTAAGAATCGATATTTGTTGCGCAATCTCCTTCAAGTTCCGGTAATAAAAG AGGACAGTATGAAGGATAAAAAGGCAAGACGAAAAGGAAGGGATGATGATTCAATTACAAGTGATATGCTAGTTGAGATAATGGAAGAATCAATAAGGATTTTTTGGCGATTTGTTCGATCTGATAAAGATGCACAAAACGTGATTTCAAAGGGCCGCAAAGGAACTCAAATAGAGCCCCAAGATCCCACTGAACTAGAGTTATTGACAGAGGTTCGAACGATTTTCCAAAAGGTTAGCTTTGTTTCTATATCCAATTATATAATAATGCTTCAAGTGCTGAACATGCAATCATGCTCTGTGATGTTAAATCTGTTCTCCACCGGAATGCAGAAGGAGAGGAGGCTTAAAGACGTTTTGAGGAGTGGAAACTGCATACTGAGGAAGTTCCAAAAACATCGAGAAGACGATTCTAATCAAGTTCTTTACTTCTTCTCTCAAGTGGATATGAAGTTAGTAGCGAGGGTTCTGAGCATGTCCAGAGTAACAACAGACCAGCTACTATGGTGTCACAATAAATTAAGCAAGATAAATTTTGTTAGCCGGAAGATACACGTAGAGCCATCATTTTTGCTTTTTCCATGTTGA
- the LOC118029159 gene encoding uncharacterized protein isoform X2, whose product MGSVNGFLYRKLLPFASSFWLSVSTLFLVLFAFFNRTMFRFKSNNLEPEGEAKVPEVEVSEFKEIKEIDELDEKEMPSEAKEPEVEVYEFKETKEVDELKEKETPKFFFKFQFQTYREEDEPVVLNSVTPASTNKYEFLSGKNFSHYLEEPEVGSLTVKELYADSDGDSIDYKEKMESGVSSDKDFAKKESEAESVREEIEEISAHSVREQDAKKEFEVETSIEEEAGKLEEENCIEESISRKGKAVVVENNVSSDGDVSRDDDAQFLSDMDLIVSDSDSVVSNREFMSRYVASTSDGFLSDKDFEDVFELDILKDIHGQTVESTDEDLELEFLNLQNLNSGYEADDFDDEDSDIMEELKNIEEAVQKPAMVEDTEMVSERDFEDNKSNQKERGSEDNEAKDILENPKSNSQDSSAADSEDSNDLETLWEHQDLIEQLKMELKKVRATGLPTILEEDESPKIMEDLKPWKIDEKFQHEDRMSELHKFYKSYRERMRKLDILSYQKVYAMNLLQSKDPVQSIATHEASAPALTSLLPQKFLLSMRRKSSSDPMMNFVREYHNDLEVVYVGQLCLSWEILHWQYEKALELWDSDPYGMRQYNEVAGEFQQFQVILQRFIENEPFEGPRVKSYIKNRYLLRNLLQVPVIKEDSMKDKKARRKGRDDDSITSDMLVEIMEESIRIFWRFVRSDKDAQNVISKGRKGTQIEPQDPTELELLTEVRTIFQKKERRLKDVLRSGNCILRKFQKHREDDSNQVLYFFSQVDMKLVARVLSMSRVTTDQLLWCHNKLSKINFVSRKIHVEPSFLLFPC is encoded by the exons ATGGGTTCTGTTAATGGGTTTCTTTATAGAAAATTGCTTCCTTTTGCCTCCTCTTTCTGGCTCTCTGTCTCCACTCTGTTCCTTGTTCTCTTTGCTTTCTTCAATAGAACCATGTTCAG ATTTAAGAGTAATAATTTGGAGCCAGAAGGTGAGGCTAAGGTACCTGAAGTTGAAGTTTCTGAAtttaaggaaataaaagaaattgatgagctggatgaaaaagaaatgccaagtgaagctaaggaaccAGAAGTTGAAGTTTACGAATTTAAGGAGACGAAAGAAGTTgatgaattaaaagaaaaggaaacaccGAAGTTCTTCTTCAAATTTCAGTTTCAAACTTATAGAGAGGAAGATGAGCCTGTTGTCTTGAATTCGGTGACTCCTGCAAGCACCAACAAGTATGAGTTCTTGTCAGGGAAGAATTTCAGTCATTACTTGGAGGAGCCAGAGGTTGGTAGTCTTACCGTGAAAGAGTTATATGCTGATTCTGATGGTGATTCTATTGACTATAAGGAGAAGATGGAGAGTGGGGTTTCATCTGATAAGGACTTTGCCAAAAAAGAATCAGAAGCAGAATCTGTTCGTGAGGAAATAGAAGAGATTTCTGCACATAGTGTGCGTGAGCAAGACGCTAAAAAGGAGTTCGAGGTGGAAACATCGATAGAAGAGGAGGCAGGGAAGCTTGAGGAAGAAAATTGCATTGAAGAGTCTATTTCAAGGAAGGGGAAAGCAGTTGTTGTGGAGAACAATGTGTCGAGTGATGGAGATGTTTCAAGAGATGATGATGCTCAATTTCTGTCAGACATGGACTTAATTGTTTCTGATTCTGATTCTGTTGTTTCAAACCGTGAGTTTATGAGTCGTTATGTAGCTTCAACCAGTGATGGGTTCTTGTCAGATAAAGACTTCGAAGATGTATTTGAACTTGATATTTTGAAGGATATTCATGGGCAGACGGTGGAATCAACTGATGAAGATTTGgaattagagtttttaaatCTGCAAAACTTGAATTCTGGTTACGAGGCTGATGATTTTGATGACGAAGATAGTGACATAATGGAAGAGCTTAAAAATATAGAAGAGGCTGTGCAGAAACCAGCAATGGTAGAGGACACAGAAATGGTGTCTGAGAGAGACTTTGAAGACAACAAGTCCAATCAAAAAGAACGTGGCTCCGAAGACAATGAAGCCAAGGATATTTTAgaaaatccaaagtccaattcaCAGGATTCCTCGGCTGCAGATTCCGAGGATTCAAATGACTTGGAAACCTTATGGGAGCATCAAGATTTGATAGAACAGCTCAAGATGGAGTTGAAAAAGGTCAGAGCAACAGGTCTGCCAACCATCTTAGAAGAAGACGAATCACCAAAAATAATGGAAGATTTGAAGCCATGGAAAATCGATGAGAAGTTCCAGCATGAAGATAGAATGAGTGAGCTTCACAAGTTCTACAAGAGTTACAGAGAGAGGATGCGAAAACTCGATATCTTGAGTTACCAGAAGGTGTATGCAATGA ACTTACTTCAGTCAAAGGACCCCGTTCAATCGATTGCAACGCATGAAGCCTCAGCTCCAGCATTGACGTCCCTTCTTCCACAGAAATTCCTGCTAAGCATGCGCAGAAAGTCCAGTTCTGACCCGATGATGAACTTTGTTAGGGAATATCATAATGATTTGGAAGTTGTGTATGTTGGGCAACTCTGCCTTTCATGGGAAATCCTTCATTGGCAGTATGAAAAGGCACTCGAGCTATGGGATTCCGACCCTTATGGGATGCGACAGTACAATGAAGTTGCTGGTGAATTTCAACAGTTTCAAGTGATCTTGCAAAGATTTATAGAGAATGAACCTTTTGAAGGTCCACGGGTGAAAAGTTACATTAAGAATCGATATTTGTTGCGCAATCTCCTTCAAGTTCCGGTAATAAAAG AGGACAGTATGAAGGATAAAAAGGCAAGACGAAAAGGAAGGGATGATGATTCAATTACAAGTGATATGCTAGTTGAGATAATGGAAGAATCAATAAGGATTTTTTGGCGATTTGTTCGATCTGATAAAGATGCACAAAACGTGATTTCAAAGGGCCGCAAAGGAACTCAAATAGAGCCCCAAGATCCCACTGAACTAGAGTTATTGACAGAGGTTCGAACGATTTTCCAAAAG AAGGAGAGGAGGCTTAAAGACGTTTTGAGGAGTGGAAACTGCATACTGAGGAAGTTCCAAAAACATCGAGAAGACGATTCTAATCAAGTTCTTTACTTCTTCTCTCAAGTGGATATGAAGTTAGTAGCGAGGGTTCTGAGCATGTCCAGAGTAACAACAGACCAGCTACTATGGTGTCACAATAAATTAAGCAAGATAAATTTTGTTAGCCGGAAGATACACGTAGAGCCATCATTTTTGCTTTTTCCATGTTGA
- the LOC118029159 gene encoding uncharacterized protein isoform X4, with translation MGSVNGFLYRKLLPFASSFWLSVSTLFLVLFAFFNRTMFRFKSNNLEPEGEAKVPEVEVSEFKEIKEIDELDEKEMPSEAKEPEVEVYEFKETKEVDELKEKETPKFFFKFQFQTYREEDEPVVLNSVTPASTNKYEFLSGKNFSHYLEEPEVGSLTVKELYADSDGDSIDYKEKMESGVSSDKDFAKKESEAESVREEIEEISAHSVREQDAKKEFEVETSIEEEAGKLEEENCIEESISRKGKAVVVENNVSSDGDVSRDDDAQFLSDMDLIVSDSDSVVSNREFMSRYVASTSDGFLSDKDFEDVFELDILKDIHGQTVESTDEDLELEFLNLQNLNSGYEADDFDDEDSDIMEELKNIEEAVQKPAMVEDTEMVSERDFEDNKSNQKERGSEDNEAKDILENPKSNSQDSSAADSEDSNDLETLWEHQDLIEQLKMELKKVRATGLPTILEEDESPKIMEDLKPWKIDEKFQHEDRMSELHKFYKSYRERMRKLDILSYQKVYAMKDSMKDKKARRKGRDDDSITSDMLVEIMEESIRIFWRFVRSDKDAQNVISKGRKGTQIEPQDPTELELLTEVRTIFQKKERRLKDVLRSGNCILRKFQKHREDDSNQVLYFFSQVDMKLVARVLSMSRVTTDQLLWCHNKLSKINFVSRKIHVEPSFLLFPC, from the exons ATGGGTTCTGTTAATGGGTTTCTTTATAGAAAATTGCTTCCTTTTGCCTCCTCTTTCTGGCTCTCTGTCTCCACTCTGTTCCTTGTTCTCTTTGCTTTCTTCAATAGAACCATGTTCAG ATTTAAGAGTAATAATTTGGAGCCAGAAGGTGAGGCTAAGGTACCTGAAGTTGAAGTTTCTGAAtttaaggaaataaaagaaattgatgagctggatgaaaaagaaatgccaagtgaagctaaggaaccAGAAGTTGAAGTTTACGAATTTAAGGAGACGAAAGAAGTTgatgaattaaaagaaaaggaaacaccGAAGTTCTTCTTCAAATTTCAGTTTCAAACTTATAGAGAGGAAGATGAGCCTGTTGTCTTGAATTCGGTGACTCCTGCAAGCACCAACAAGTATGAGTTCTTGTCAGGGAAGAATTTCAGTCATTACTTGGAGGAGCCAGAGGTTGGTAGTCTTACCGTGAAAGAGTTATATGCTGATTCTGATGGTGATTCTATTGACTATAAGGAGAAGATGGAGAGTGGGGTTTCATCTGATAAGGACTTTGCCAAAAAAGAATCAGAAGCAGAATCTGTTCGTGAGGAAATAGAAGAGATTTCTGCACATAGTGTGCGTGAGCAAGACGCTAAAAAGGAGTTCGAGGTGGAAACATCGATAGAAGAGGAGGCAGGGAAGCTTGAGGAAGAAAATTGCATTGAAGAGTCTATTTCAAGGAAGGGGAAAGCAGTTGTTGTGGAGAACAATGTGTCGAGTGATGGAGATGTTTCAAGAGATGATGATGCTCAATTTCTGTCAGACATGGACTTAATTGTTTCTGATTCTGATTCTGTTGTTTCAAACCGTGAGTTTATGAGTCGTTATGTAGCTTCAACCAGTGATGGGTTCTTGTCAGATAAAGACTTCGAAGATGTATTTGAACTTGATATTTTGAAGGATATTCATGGGCAGACGGTGGAATCAACTGATGAAGATTTGgaattagagtttttaaatCTGCAAAACTTGAATTCTGGTTACGAGGCTGATGATTTTGATGACGAAGATAGTGACATAATGGAAGAGCTTAAAAATATAGAAGAGGCTGTGCAGAAACCAGCAATGGTAGAGGACACAGAAATGGTGTCTGAGAGAGACTTTGAAGACAACAAGTCCAATCAAAAAGAACGTGGCTCCGAAGACAATGAAGCCAAGGATATTTTAgaaaatccaaagtccaattcaCAGGATTCCTCGGCTGCAGATTCCGAGGATTCAAATGACTTGGAAACCTTATGGGAGCATCAAGATTTGATAGAACAGCTCAAGATGGAGTTGAAAAAGGTCAGAGCAACAGGTCTGCCAACCATCTTAGAAGAAGACGAATCACCAAAAATAATGGAAGATTTGAAGCCATGGAAAATCGATGAGAAGTTCCAGCATGAAGATAGAATGAGTGAGCTTCACAAGTTCTACAAGAGTTACAGAGAGAGGATGCGAAAACTCGATATCTTGAGTTACCAGAAGGTGTATGCAATGA AGGACAGTATGAAGGATAAAAAGGCAAGACGAAAAGGAAGGGATGATGATTCAATTACAAGTGATATGCTAGTTGAGATAATGGAAGAATCAATAAGGATTTTTTGGCGATTTGTTCGATCTGATAAAGATGCACAAAACGTGATTTCAAAGGGCCGCAAAGGAACTCAAATAGAGCCCCAAGATCCCACTGAACTAGAGTTATTGACAGAGGTTCGAACGATTTTCCAAAAG AAGGAGAGGAGGCTTAAAGACGTTTTGAGGAGTGGAAACTGCATACTGAGGAAGTTCCAAAAACATCGAGAAGACGATTCTAATCAAGTTCTTTACTTCTTCTCTCAAGTGGATATGAAGTTAGTAGCGAGGGTTCTGAGCATGTCCAGAGTAACAACAGACCAGCTACTATGGTGTCACAATAAATTAAGCAAGATAAATTTTGTTAGCCGGAAGATACACGTAGAGCCATCATTTTTGCTTTTTCCATGTTGA